The Oryzias latipes chromosome 16, ASM223467v1 genome includes a region encoding these proteins:
- the bola1 gene encoding bolA-like protein 1, with protein sequence MLPCVLRSARPASVRLSAARPLAHVRPHMDPDPSRPVERAIRTKLTEALKPDHLEIHNESHMHAVPPGSESHFRVLVVSSQFQGLPLIQRHRLVNDALKEELSSRVHALAIQAKTPEQWESSPALAKSPACMGGSRGDHTVEEKLKAGRE encoded by the coding sequence ATGCTCCCCTGTGTCCTGCGTTCCGCCCGGCCCGCCTCAGTCCGCCTCTCCGCAGCCCGGCCTTTGGCTCACGTCAGGCCGCACATGGACCCTGACCCCAGCCGCCCTGTGGAGCGGGCCATCCGGACCAAACTGACCGAGGCCCTCAAACCCGACCACTTGGAGATCCACAACGAAAGCCACATGCACGCCGTTCCTCCGGGATCCGAATCCCATTTCCGCGTTCTGGTGGTCAGCTCTCAGTTCCAGGGCCTGCCTCTGATTCAGCGCCACCGCCTGGTTAACGATGCCCTGAAGGAGGAGCTCAGCAGCCGCGTGCACGCTCTGGCCATCCAGGCAAAGACTCCTGAGCAGTGGGAGAGCAGCCCCGCCCTGGCAAAGAGTCCGGCATGCATGGGGGGTTCGAGGGGCGACCACACagtggaggagaagctgaaggCCGGCCGAGAGTGA